A genomic window from Silene latifolia isolate original U9 population chromosome Y, ASM4854445v1, whole genome shotgun sequence includes:
- the LOC141630380 gene encoding uncharacterized protein LOC141630380 has translation MRKDAMKYVKKCDACQRHAPVSHQPAEPLHPVISPWPFMKWGMDIVGPLPKAPGNKVYMLAMTDYFSKLIEAESFSQVTEAQSTPRNPQSNGQAESSNKIIVENLRKKLEEIGGKWAEELPLVLWADRTTPKVATGKPLHWYSGQARYSFEVVVPTHDTGARQRSETSGNGKRLDTVDELEPPGSGWPRTA, from the exons ATGCGCAAAGATGCTATGAAATACGTGAAAAAGTGTGATGCCTGTCAAAGGCATGCGCCAGTCAGCCACCAGCCTGCAGAACCTCTGCACCCAGTTATTTCCCCCTGGCCCtttatgaaatggggaatggacatagtgGGACCGTTACCCAAGGCACCAGGAAACAAGGTCTATATGCTTGccatgacggactacttctccaaattGATAGAGGCAGAATCATTCTCCCAAGTTACCGAGGCCCAG TCTACTCCCAGAAACCCTCAGTCCAACGGCCAGGCAGagtccagcaataaaatcatAGTGGAGAACCTGAGAAAGAAGCTGGAAGAAATTGGGGGTAAATGGGCAGAGGAGCTACCACTAGTCCTGTGGGCTGACAGGACCACCCCTAAAGTAGCAACAGGCAAACCCCTTCACTGGTATTCGGGTCAAGCGCGTTATTCCTTCGAGGTCGTGGTTCCTACCCACGATACGGGTGCCCGACAGAGGAGCGAAACCAGTGGAAATGGCAAGCGCCTAGACACGGTGGATGAGCTCGAACCGCCCGGATCGGGATGGCCTCGTACAGCATGA